From the genome of Mycobacterium kansasii ATCC 12478:
TCAGCTGCGCAACGGCGCTCCGGTATGCCTCGGCCGCGATGCGAGAACCGACGGGTAGTAGCGGGCGCAGCGACTCGACCTGATCCGGCGGGATAGCACCCGCGAGCAGGTCTGCGTCGACTAACGGTTCGCAGCCCGCATCGGTGAGCAGTCCAGCCGGTACAGCAGGCTGGCCCGGTCTTCCAGCGACGCGTACACCCGGCCGTCCGCCAGCAGGTTGGACGAGCGGGCCAGCCGATGCCGCAGCTCCCACTCCGGTGTCGGTTCGTAGTAATGGCATACCTGCACCTTCCCAATGCGACGGATTTCGGGGCCCCATGGCAGTTTCCCGACGACGTGGCCACGACCGGCGAACGGATCAGCGTGAATCTGATGCTCCCGGCACCACAGGTTGGCGTCAGACGAGGAAAACAGCGACCGTGCCGACGCCACATATGTGTGCTTGAACGTGAATTCGGTTATGCCCAGTGCCGTGAACGCCCCGATGTACGCCCAGACCTGGCCGGGGTCGACGACACCGGCGGTACTCATCACGCAGGTTGCTCGAACCGGCAGTCCCGCGCCGTGCGCGGCCGCCAACACCGCCTCGGCCGTGGGCGCGGCATCGCCCATGATCGCCCGGTTCTCGGCGTCATCCACGGCGTGGCGAGACCAACACAGGTACGAAAGGCCCGCGGCCCGCAACTCGGCGGCGACGGGGGAACTCAGTCGGGCCCCGTTGGTGAACAGCGCGATCTCGTCGAAAACGTCGGCGGCCAACCGAATGGCTCGCCCGCATTCGTCAGGGCGCAGCAGCGGCTCGCCGCCTCCCGTGACCACCATCCGGCTGGCACCCCTGCTCGCCGACCAGTTGAAGTGGGTCCGCAGCTCCTCATCCGACCAGCGGGCCGGCGCGGATTCCAGCGCGGAAATCGACGAGCGCGAAAAGCAGAACGGGCAGCTGCACTGGCAGGCCATCCGTACCGGCAGCACAGAGCAGGTCAGGAAGGAACAGTCGGCCCAGCTCATCGTGGCCTCGCGGTGGTGAACGCAGTGACCTTGTCGGGTGCGGTCAGCGGCTCGACGGCTACCGGGACAGGGCCGAGCGCGCGCCGAAGGGCAGCAACGATGCGGTCGTCGGCGTTGTCCGCAGCGCCGACCTCCAGCTCCCGTTGCACGGTGATCGACGTGTCGGCGTGTTGACGGACCGCCCAGCGACGCAGCGGTAGCTCTTGGAATAGCTGGGTGACGTCGAACGAGTTCGCTTGAGTGCCGTCCGCACGTCTCAACATCACCGGGGTGCGGCCTACCAAGTCTTCGATGACCGGCTGGTCGCCCGACCACACCAGCCGAGCGCTGTCCCCGGTGCGGTAGCGCAGCAGCGGCAGGTACGGATTCATCCCGCCGGTGAGGGCGAGTTGCCCCAAAGCGCCTGGCGCACACGGCATGCCGGCATCGTCGAGCACCTCCACGAACAGCCGAGGTTGCAGCAAGGCCATGCCGCGTCCGGGACGGCTGGCGGCGACCGGGCCCGATTCGGTGGTGGAGTACAGGTCGACGACCGGGCATCCGAAGCGCTGGGCAACTCGTTGCCTGGTCGCGGCGCTGAGGTGTAACGCGGTGGAGATCAGCACCTTGGGATGCAGGTCCACGTCCAGCCCGGCGAGCTGACTCAGTGAGACCGGGTCGCCGGTGATCACCTGGGGATCGTGGTGCTCCAAGAAACGCCGTCGGGCCAGGGGCTCCGGCCAGCCCGCATCCTCGAGGTTCACCTTGGCGGTCGCACAGCCGAGAAATGACGACCAGGACGGCACGATGAAGCCGCCGTGCCGCTGGCTCACCACGGTCATCCAGTCGGCGCGGTCGGCCCGGAACTGCACGGTGACGCCATGCCAGCGGGCGGCCGCCAGCAGCAAGGGGTAGTAGCAGGAAACCGAGACCGGGTGCGTGGGCACCACGACCGCCGGATGTCCCGATCCCGACGTCGGGAACCAGATGAGGTCGTCGAGGTCGGCGTCGTCGGGAACCAGTTCCCACCAGCCGCGGGCCAGGTTCGCCCGTTCGGTGGTGAAAGCCGGTGACGCGGCGTCGGTTTGGCGGTAGCGCGGCACGACCTGCCGGGCGCGGGCAAGGTAGCCGGCCAGCCACGGCGGTCGGTGATCGGGACGCCAGCGCGGGGGATCGAGGACCACGGACGTCGCGTAGGCGTTGACTCGGTCGAGCGCCTCGCGGTTCAAGCGGTCGCCGCAGTGATGGTTCCACAACGGTGCGTCGGGCGCTTCGAGCAGCGCATCAAGGGTTTGCCGCCCGGTGGCAGAAATGAGCGGATGGCGTTCCTCGAAGGGAACGACGCCGGATCCCATGGGCGTGAATCGTGGCATGGGCTATTCCCTCGATGCTCGGGCCGCGGCTTCCTCGGCACGCTTGCGGGCCAAGGCGGCGCGCACTTCCTTGGCCCGCGCTTCGGCGGCTCGGGCCTCGGCCTCCACGCGCGCCCGCGTCGCCGAGTCCAGGGTGGACAGCCGGTCAGCCGCTTGTTCAACGGTTTCGCCGGCGGGCACCACCCCCGCGCGGCGGAACACCAGACGGGCGAGTTCCTCACGCCGGTCGGGATCGCGCACCAGCAGTTCGGCGCGCACCAAGGCGGCCATTGCCCACAGCTCCTCACCCAACAACCCCAGAAAAGCGGCCCCGGACAACAGAGATCGTGCCGATTCGTCGCTGGCCAGCCAGCAGGACACCAGACAGGCTCGCAGCCAGTTTTCCGTCGCCGCGTCCGTTTGGCCGGGGGTCAGGACGGCCAGCCAGTCATCGGGTAAGGCGGCGCCCAATGAGGCCAGGGTGTCGCCGAGCACCGCGGCGACTGCGACTACTCCGCGGTCACCGATCAATGGCGGCGCCAAGAAGTCGTCCGGACAGCCGGCCAGCCGATGAACCAGCGTGGCAACTGAAGGCGTGGACATGTCGCTCACCCGGCCGGGTACGCCTGGCGCGCGAAACGGCGGGCGAAACCCAGCAACTCTGCCCAGCCCCGGATCGAAACCACGTCCCAGCCCATGTCGACGGCCGGGCTCAAGTCGTCGGGCCACCGGTACAGGTTGAGCACCATGGTGCCGCCGCCGCGCGCCCGAGCCAACGATTCCCGGGCGATCACTGCGCCGTCGTTGCCGTGTTCGTCCCGGTTGAACATCGTCGTCACGCCGTCATCGGAGATCACCAGCACATGCACGGGCCGGTCCCGTTCGGTGCGAGCAGCGTAGGTGTCGCGCAGCACGTGGATCGGAAAGGCGGTGCCGCCGCCGAGGTAGCCGGTGACGATCCGCAGGACGCGTTCGGTGTCGGTGATGAAACCGGCTGTGGTTTCGAACCGCCGCGCCCCGCTCCACAGGGTGGCCTGGACACGGCCGCCGCAGCGCAGGCAGGACAGCGCAATGATCGCTGCGGCCAGCGCCAGGAAAGACAGCTGTCGTTGCGGGTTGACGATGGAGCCCGACGAGTCGATGTAGAGGTCGAGGTCCAATGGTTGCGGGCGCGGCGGCAGGTCTTCCTCGGGGGCCATTACTCGCTTGACGGTGGTGACTCCGGGTATGACGAGCGGGCTGCGAATGACCGAGTGCAGCCAGTCGATGTCGGCCATCGGCTCCCCCACCGTCCACGGCGAAAGGCCTTCCGGAACAAGGTCTCCGGTACTAGGAGCCGGCCTCGACGGGAACGGGATGAGGTGGCGCTGGGCCGCCTCCCGGTAGTAGCGGACCGCGACGTCATGGTCGCTCAGCTTCAGACCCAGCGCGCGCAGCAGTTCGCCGTACTGGAAGGGCTCGCGAGCCTGGCCCCGCGGCGAGGCCGACGGGACCTCTGAGAGCGGCTGTGCTGCAACGGGTTCGGCGCCCTCGGTGACCCGCGGGTCGTTGGCGGGATGCAGTGGCTCGGTCCGTTCGCCGGCGTCGATGTCGGTGAGCCCGGGCGGTACCACACCCCCGGCCGTGTTCAGCGAGTCGTCCCAGCCGGCCAGAACGCGGCGGGCGTCAGGGTCTTGGGCCAGATACGGCAGGCATAGAGCGGCGAACCCGGCGGCCCCGTCGAGCCAGTCCGAACGGTAGGCACGCACCAGCCGACTTCCCAGCTGGGCGTCGCCTTCGATCCGGTCGGGCAGCGGACCGGGGGCCAGGTCGCCGCGGCGCAATGCCCACAGGATCTCGTAGATGCGCTGGTAGAGGCGCCACAAGTCGCTGATCGGTCCGTCGGGGGCATGCGCTTTCAGCCGGCGATACACCTCGTCCATGCGCAGGCCGGAGCCGCGTTGCAGCCGGTCGTTGATGTGCAGGTCGGCGTAGAGGTTGGCCACGGCCGGTGCGGCGCCTTCCACCCCCGGCAGCGCCCAGCGCATCCGGGCCAGCATCCGCGCTTGGTCGGTGAGGTTGGCCGGACACAGGATGTGGTGGCCGATCTCGTGACCCATGATCTCCAACGGCAGGTCAACCAGGTTCCGCATGATCACCTGTTGTAGGTCGATCACCACCAGCTGGTCGGTCAGCCGGATCATGGCGAAGCTGCCGTCCAGGCCCGACCGGTTGGCCTGCTCGGTCGTCGTGCACAACTGCGGCTCACGCAGCCGGGTGAACCGGCTCCACAACGCCAGGGCGTCCGACCAGCGTCGCTGCCATTCGAGGCGGGCGTCGGCCGCGGTGGTGACGGTCGTCATCGGCCGGGCTCCACGACCAGCACCTGATAGCTGGTGGGCACCGTGAGCGCCGTGATGTCCGCGGTAGCGGCGACACTGACCGGGCGAACCCCCGAGGGAACGAAAGCCTTTGTGGCCGAGGAAAAATCGATGCTCTGCGGTTCGGTGCGGGTCAACGTGGCACCCCAGGCATCGGCGTGCAGCAACCAGGCGTCTGGTCCGGAACAGACCACGATGTGCCCGGCCCGGACCCCGACCCGCGGCGGACTCAAGAACTGACCTCCGAACCCGCGGAAAGCCCCCACCCGGTGGGCGACGGACGGAGCGCCGGTGGGGGTTCGGCCGGGTCGCCACCACCGGTTGTCCCGCAACCGTCGCAGGGTGTCGGTTGCCGTCACTCCGTCGACGCCGACTGCCGCGCTGAATGCGGCATCACTGAGCGTCGCCGCGACGCTCAGGGCGCTGTCGCGATACTGGCTGAGGCCAAGCAGCCAGGCCGCGACCTGTCCGGCACGCATCGTCATCGTCGGGTTACCGTCGGCTGCCGCGGTGGTCACGCGGGTGAGCCACTCGCCGACGGATAGCCCGCAGTGGTGCAGGTGGACAACGGCATTGGCGAGTGAACCGAAGACCTTGCGTGGTTCGTCGAGCAGGATCCGCGCCAACCCCGGCAGCGCGGCCAGCAGCGGGTCGTGGGAGCCGCCGCCAAGGCGGTGCTGGCCGACGAGTTCGACAACGGAGTCGAATACCGCGGCCAACACGCGCGCCCCGGAGCCGGGCGAGATCCGGTCGCAGGAGTCGACGACGTCGCGCAGCGGGCCCCTAATGTGGTTCTCCAGGATGGTGGTGTCGAAGTCGACGTAGGTTCGGCGCGCGTTGGCGACGATCGCGTTGCAGCGGTCCCGATGCTGGGCGAGCGCGGCGGCCATCGGACCGTCAACCAGGGTCATGGGTCAGCCATGCGAGATAGTTGGTGTAGCGCTGGTGCAGGTACTTCAGCGCGATGATGTCGTCGTAGACGGTGCCGTACAGCTTTCGTCCGGTCGACCAGCCGCTCAATGTGCGCTCGATGCGGACCAGTCGATCGCGCACCTGGCGCTCGGTGATGCCGTCGAGGCCCAGCTCGAACTCGGCGAACAGATCGACCACCGGATCGTCGGCGTCGAGTCCCTGCTGGTCGTATTGGGCGCAGGACAGCTCGAACAGCCGACGGATCCAGCCGACTCGGTCGGCTCGGTAGGCGGCGTTGCCCGCCACCTCGAAAAACGGCGCGTCGCGATCCTGGGCCAGCCGATTCACCAGGACGAACGGCAGTATGTGCCGAACGTCCTCGATCGCGACGATGCGAGTTCCGCGGAAGTACGCCAACGCTTTTGCAAATACCAAAATGGTCTGCAGCGACCTCACCGACAGCCCGTTATGGGTTTGCGCGCCCAGGTCGGCGAGGCGATCGCGGCCGGTGTCGTCGAGGGCCAGCAGGTGCGGATCGAGCCCGGCCAGCCGTGCGGTGTCCTTTGTCTTGTACTCCAGGGTGCAGGCCGCGGCGTCGAGGAACTCGAATTGGCTGACGAAGAACTCGATCCGCCGTCGCACTTCGAAGGGAATCTCGACGGCGAGGACCTCCGCATAGAGCCGATCCAGCTCCGCGGCGCTGAACACCAGCTGTTCGGGTACGACTTCGTCCGGACGAAAGCCGGCCTCGATCCGGTCGAGCAGATGGGTGAGGAAGCGCGGGTTGAAGTTCAGCGCCGCCACCACCACGTCGATGCGATCGCGCAGCGCTTCGATCACGTGATAGGTGCCGCCGCCGGCGTCGTCATTGGCGGTCAGATACCAGGCGGCCTCGGGACACTCCAGCACCTGATCGAACATCTCGGCGTAGTTGTCGCCCATCAGCGTCAGCAGTGCCGACTGGGTGCGAGTGGGAATCCGGTTGTACTCGTCGACAATTCGGACGCGCATCTGCAGCCAAGCCCGCCAGGCGATCCGTATGTCCTGCGGGCTGGCGGCTTTGATCAGGTCGGCGGGCAGCGGGCTGCCCAGCAGGTCTGCCACCGTCATCTCCGGATGACCATGCTGCATCCCGCGGCGGATTTCGGTAACCGAGTAGCCGGCCAAGACGCCCATCAATACCGCACTGGCCGTCTTGCCCCGGCCCGGTCCGCCGACGAGCAGGCACCGTCGCCGGACCGCGAAGTTGAGCAGGGGGATCAGGACGAAGCTGCTGTAGGACTGGCCGCTGGGAAGATCGACCTGGGTTTGGGAGTCGCCGAATCGGAAACTTTGGTGAGCGCCGTGGAAGTAGTCGATGTCGTAATGCGGGCTGATGATCGCCTGGTTGACGATCCAGAAGTAGGCCTGACGCAGCTTTTCATCGAGCGCGACCTCGCCGGCATGCTCCTCACCCGTACTGATGGGACCCCGGTAGAGGTCGGCGACATCGAAGACGGGAGCACCGCGATGGTCGGCCGTGGGGTTGGTGGGTGCCTCGGGTACATGGCGAAGCTTTCGCCGATCGATCAGGGCCACGTTGGTTGTCTTCTCGTGTTGCT
Proteins encoded in this window:
- a CDS encoding AAA family ATPase, whose protein sequence is MALIDRRKLRHVPEAPTNPTADHRGAPVFDVADLYRGPISTGEEHAGEVALDEKLRQAYFWIVNQAIISPHYDIDYFHGAHQSFRFGDSQTQVDLPSGQSYSSFVLIPLLNFAVRRRCLLVGGPGRGKTASAVLMGVLAGYSVTEIRRGMQHGHPEMTVADLLGSPLPADLIKAASPQDIRIAWRAWLQMRVRIVDEYNRIPTRTQSALLTLMGDNYAEMFDQVLECPEAAWYLTANDDAGGGTYHVIEALRDRIDVVVAALNFNPRFLTHLLDRIEAGFRPDEVVPEQLVFSAAELDRLYAEVLAVEIPFEVRRRIEFFVSQFEFLDAAACTLEYKTKDTARLAGLDPHLLALDDTGRDRLADLGAQTHNGLSVRSLQTILVFAKALAYFRGTRIVAIEDVRHILPFVLVNRLAQDRDAPFFEVAGNAAYRADRVGWIRRLFELSCAQYDQQGLDADDPVVDLFAEFELGLDGITERQVRDRLVRIERTLSGWSTGRKLYGTVYDDIIALKYLHQRYTNYLAWLTHDPG
- a CDS encoding AMP-binding protein yields the protein MPRFTPMGSGVVPFEERHPLISATGRQTLDALLEAPDAPLWNHHCGDRLNREALDRVNAYATSVVLDPPRWRPDHRPPWLAGYLARARQVVPRYRQTDAASPAFTTERANLARGWWELVPDDADLDDLIWFPTSGSGHPAVVVPTHPVSVSCYYPLLLAAARWHGVTVQFRADRADWMTVVSQRHGGFIVPSWSSFLGCATAKVNLEDAGWPEPLARRRFLEHHDPQVITGDPVSLSQLAGLDVDLHPKVLISTALHLSAATRQRVAQRFGCPVVDLYSTTESGPVAASRPGRGMALLQPRLFVEVLDDAGMPCAPGALGQLALTGGMNPYLPLLRYRTGDSARLVWSGDQPVIEDLVGRTPVMLRRADGTQANSFDVTQLFQELPLRRWAVRQHADTSITVQRELEVGAADNADDRIVAALRRALGPVPVAVEPLTAPDKVTAFTTARPR